Part of the Gigantopelta aegis isolate Gae_Host chromosome 15, Gae_host_genome, whole genome shotgun sequence genome is shown below.
aaacaaatgaaaaacatttatgaagactGCAATGATGGTAGTTgtattgatgaaaaaaagagtttgtgttgtttgacgacaccactagagcacattcatttaataatcgtcggctattgcatgtcaaacatttagtaattttgacatattgtctaagggaggaaacccgctacatgtttccattagtataaaaaggatcttttatatgcaccatcccacagacaggatagcacataccacggcctttggcatACCAGtcagggtgcactggctggaacgagaaatagcctaatgggctgaCGCTGATGTTAGTTGCTGGTGTGTAATACTGACATTGTTGTATATATTTCTGTTGTACATCCAGAATCACCAGCACGTGATGACACAACTGAAAGACGTTTGGCGGTGACTGTGGTGATAGCAgttgtgttattgttattgtgttgttgttgttgttgatgttgatgatggtgatggtgatgataatgatgatggtggtgatgataatgatgatgatgttgtatATACCTGAAGAATCACCAACACTTGATGACACTGCTGAAAGACATTGACTGTAAGGGTGGtagttgtgttgttgttgttgctgctgctgttgctgttgctgctgctgatgatgatgatgtatatATAAACGACGTTGGCGACGACTGTGAGGATGATAGTTGTTGGGTTGATGTTGACGTTATTGCAACATTGTGATGATAGCAGTTGTTTTTATGATGACATTGTTGTATATATTTCAGGTCTACCTGAGGAATCACCAGCACGTGATGACCCTACTGAAAGACGTTGGCGACGACTGTGACGGTGGTACTAGATGGGCGTGGTCTGTGCTGGGGGACTGTTTCGTCCGCACGGAGCAGATCGCTGGTTTTTACTGCGGCTTGCTGGCAGTGCCACTCTGGTGTTCTGCGCATGTCTTGTTAGTGACACAACAAATTTAtagaagtattttatataaaaaaaatgttgtttttaagtcatcactagaatacattgatatattaatcgtcggttattgaatgtcaaacatttggtaattatgactcgtagtcaatagaggaaacccgctacattttcttaatgcagcaagggatcttttatatgcactttccaacagacaggaaagcacataccacggcctttgaccagttgtggtgcactggttggaacgagaaaaaacccaatcagttgaacggatccactgaggtgattcgatcctgcgattcAAGCACCTCAAGCTCCGTATATTATAAAGTCTCTATCTAGTTTGTCACCATTATCTCAATAAAATTGATATGTAAACACCACATGTAATTCAATATATACAAGATGGACTgaatttttacaaccaacaacaaTTTGAAACCAAGAAagcaaaaacagaaagaaaaatattttgaggttgcactgaaaacattttcttttgagttatatggcgttataaAGTCCACGCATATAACGAGAGTGAGAAACCCGACGTCGCCAGTCCATGGGCTATTGTTTGGGAATAAACTAATGGACCCATCCACGGGAATCGGTCCCAGACagagcgagcgctttgccataTCCCGACTATAGATTGAGTGTGACAATTACTTTATGTTAGACACTAATAGGCGCTGAAACAATATATGCTGAGGACATCGTTAAACAGTTGATTTACATTTTCAATGTGGTTATGTGAAGGACGATTAATGCCGatcaatttgtttaaatttgctTTATGTTATGAATAAACCTGGATTACGGCTGTTTCCCATGTACGCAGATTTTGGTGCGATGCTGACTCGAAAAGTGGAAAATGGATGTATCAAAAATCGATTCTATGGTTACCAATAGCAGAGTTTCTGCATACGAGACTCGGgcctttttgtttgttttttgtttgtttgtttatttatttatttgtgttttgtttgtttgggtttttgtttatttgggttgtttgtttgttttttgttgttcttcttttgtttgtttgttttgttttgttttgtttgttgtgtttgttttgttttgttttgttttgttttgttttgttttgtttgtttgtttgttgttgtttttgttgtgtggtttttgttgtggggttttattattattattattattattttatttttatttttttttatttttttttggggggggggggttgtaactCTCCATACGCCGCATCAAAAACCGTGCATTTAAACAACGGCCCTTAGAATGTAGATTTTTTTTGAAGATATGTGAATGTTGTTTTATCGCAACGTCGCAGGATGGAACctcctcgatggatccattcagctgattttctttttttctcgttccaaacagtgcaccgcaactgaacaaaggccctggtatgtgcttttctgtctgtgggaaagtggatataaaagaacccttgctgcattaaaacaaatgtagcgggtttcctctgaagactacgagtcagaattatcaaatgtttgacatccaatagtcaatgatttaattaatcgatgtgctccagtagtgtcgttaaacaaaaaaacttgttTATATATTGCAGGGTTTATTTAACGTCCATGAAGACGACGGAGTCCACGCGATCATTTAAAACTACAATGTTTCCTCACCTGTTGGCTGACCTATTCAACGTGTGTGGTGCTCTGATGTCTTACCAGTTTTCATCGCAGGTCAGTGGAACaagtccaggacaggaaaaattttaggtctcactacacagatgtcatctgccattgaaatccatgttaaattgcccaacttcaagtgaagatagtcaatagaatgggttctcgttggcactaacaacacataccactgagAACATAGagtatataagcatttattttcactccaaaattgagaccatttccatctcagttttttgctatatggcCGCACctgctatacacccatgtcccaaaagatcaatgcacaatattacaaaataacaaggGCAAAATCCAGCCAGAAAGCTTACcattgaaaaatataaattgcAAGAAGTTAAAATGTGAGCCACAACATGTGACAATTGGGAACAATAGTGAACCATGATGAATGAGCTCTCACCCGGAAACGAACTGTGTAGCGAGACCTTACCATGAAAAGGTGGTTTCGTATCATCATAAAAATGGCCccaatgtgttttgtttaacaatgccactaaaatgcattcattaattactcattggctattggatgtcaaacatttgataattctgaaagATAGTTttgggaggaaacccactatactTTTTCATTAACAGTAAGACCTTTCCGTATACATGTTATTACTAATAGGAGAGCACGTAAGGCGGCTTTGTCTAGGTAATGAATCTATCGGGCAGTCAcaccatccaataaaacaagCACGATCGAAATggattgctctgtgacgtacaagttaacggTAACTGATTGCTCTCTGACccataagttagctacaaggGCAGTTGTCTTAAACAACTACAGGCGCAAGTgtcttaaacaaactttagttattttaaaacgtttgttgttcttgttgttgttatagttgttgttttgaggatatgtaagaaacagaacaTTATGTGTAATTGTTTATTTCAGATTGTGTTTGCGTTCAGTGTACTGATAGTAAATTGCGCTATCTGCATCCACCGCCTGTTTAACACACCAGCCAGCTCACAGAGAGTCCCTTCCACATGTGACACGTTTGAACGTAAGTAACGTACCGTACGTAACAGGGCAGTGACTAGCCAGCGGTTTGGCGGGTTTGGACAGCCCCACGCCAGCCCcacgtgcgtacgtgcgtgcgtttgtgtgtgtgtgtgcttctcTGTTACATATAAGTGAGGTAGGGGAATTTACACAAAAGTAGGGTATCCagcatcaatttattaatagcATACAaggaaaaatatacatgtatgttattgtatacttttcaaaagaagaaacgcaaaaccacattgtcgtaacatttggagaaatgatttaattattgaatggtgagtccgataattaccaaatgttgcaggattgttcacaattcactctagtccattgtgagtaagtgataggacacaccaccaaggtcaaggtcatctgtagtcaataccgggtgtggcctccgcgtgtgttgacaactgcctggcaccgcctgcccattgaagcaaccagagtacggatgacgtcccgggggatggtggcccactcggcctgcaaggctgctgccagctcgggcagggtctggggctgtggttgtcgctgtcggaggcgtcggtccaactcgtcccatagatgctcaattgggttcaaatccggtgatatcgatggccaaggaaggatattaatgttgttgttctgtaggaaagccgttgcgagacgtgctgtgtgaggcctggcgttgtcatgttggaacactgcgttggcgttggccataactggaacgatgtgtggccggaggatctggtcaatgtagccctgtgcattcaggttgccctgcacgtggaccaggtcagttgtgccagtgtgtgagatggctgcccacaccatgacactacccccgccgaatctgtccacttcctgcacgcagtttgccgcataacgttcaccacgacgcctatacacgcgacatcttccatcatgacgtcggagaagaaatcgggactcgtcactgaaccacacctgtctccatcgcagttgaggccattgtcgatgaatctggcaccactgcagtcggagtcgacggtgttgtggtgttaagatgacacctcgaactggacgtctggcacgaattcctacctcacgtaggcggttccgtacggtctggtcggatatcctgcgcaaacctggtattgctgcggctgtggaggtggcagtagtcaatcgttcccgaaggtggcgtacccaaatgtagcggtcctgcccgggggtagtgacccgtggtcgaccggatctagggaggtcacgtgttgatccatgttgctggtaacggtcccacagtctggagatggtgcttggggacacatggaatgccctggcaacggccgttctggattcgcctgcgtctagtcggccgatggcattgtttctctgcggttcactgagacgtggcatgtcctggattgtcaactgtcggccagatacagaggccaggcaagcgaacaccctgcacttttatactgtcggtgttcatgttgcacgtgcagacaacgcacgtgcagtggtgacatggtttgcacgtggctgcgtttttgcgaatattcacattttggaactttattgtacagtagctgcgttttatcgaatgtaaccgtgggaatgtgtttgggacatgcaatgaccttatattcacaaagcatgaaccggtaggaaacataaaatcggagttataacccatttgtacccttttgcgtttctttttttgaagagtatatatttccAGTTCATTAATTTAGACAACTGTCGACCCCGCATAAGTTTCATGAATGCGATTCGGGTATgggtaattaaacaaaaacacaatatcCATTATCAAGATATCAATAAAAACAGAGAGAATATATacctgtatttttaaatatcaataatgttttgggttttttctctctctctcttttaacCACTAGGAGAGTTTAGTCGAGAAAGTTTAGAAACTGTAGATCGAAGCGGACAAGCTCTGTTAAAGAAACACCCTCAGATCCTACCCTTGGTGCTGTTGATATCATTTGTTGCAGTAGACGTCGTCAAAACCTGGGTGTTGGTGCGGACGTGTCGCTCCAGTTCAAACAGACATCCGTTAGTATATGTAAGGATATATTTCTAATCATCGTCCATCTTAAATCCgtttgttaataacagttttgaAATCTAAATTTCTTTTTTCGATATGTTGATGCTTTATGGCTTACTTAAGAATATTTAGTCAGAAggtcattttgaaaaatgttcaACTAATAAATATTAAGTCCTGCAATATCattttcaaagaaagaaatgttttatttaacgacatactcaacacattgtatttacggttatatggcgtcagacatatggttaaggaccacacatatattgagagagggatcgattccacaccgaccggacatcgagcgagcgctgtacgactgggctacgtctcgccccatatcATTTTCAAAGGGTCAGTGTCATGCATAAAATAGCATCTTTTTGGAGTAGTATGCATATTAAGGCTACCAAGACAAAGCACTCGTTCCTAGGCCAACAACTCAAACGCCAAGGTCGTGTATCATTAATCGTGTTGCGCTGAAATATTAACTAGACTGTTTTGACTGTTAgagcactcgcttgaggtgATTGATAGTAGCATCGAAACGTCTTGGTgtacccattctctgattagaTTTTCCCGTCCCAAGAGTGTCACACAAATGCTATATCATAGTccatgttatgtgctgtcctgtcttcttcttcttcttcttctgccttcaagctatagttgatcatgctttagatttggagtccggttgtggtgatCCATGGGAACGACACCACTTCGATATATCCATCTGTTTCATGATCATAGAgtttggtgcatgtacagacatttcctttcggtttTCATGCTAATGcttatgcatagcttctgtactctgacttcaagggacttggtttgagtttggagttttccttctcctaggagagtttccttaTTAGGATTCTGAGCcgcctctccagcccagttttgatattggagtttgcttctcctagacagttgtctttcttgacttACGTCCTCTGCCTGTCCGGTcttattagtctagtctctaccctttgaccagtccagcttgggtgaccctaccaggaccTGATGTTGCAActggcatagctctccgagtcattgagacatgcaagctacctcaccatgTCAAGGAATAGACCATGAGGTAGCTGCCCTGTCTAAAAGAAACaaatgcatataagagatcactttctactaataggaaaatatcgcgggtttcctcaaacaaaatatatgtgtttgagatccaatagccgatgattagtaaattagCGAACTCTAGCAATTTcattaaatgtaataaattttaattttgttatgtacTTGGCACAGAAAGTTATTCGTGTCACCAATGCAATGgcttatttctctttccagccttCAGCAACACTGGAATTGTCGGCCTGGCTCTAGGGACTGCCAGTTCACTACTATATTGCGTCATAAGTGTAACgaatttaactcagtcggtaagtcttagtttatttgttttttgtcttcgTAATATTTTTACGTAATGAATAAGTGGAATAACGGTACATAAATAAGCAAcgacaaaaaacccccactctGTACATGTAATTCCAGGgcagctagcgggggggggggggggggcaagaggGGCgatgccccccccaccccccccaagaaaaaaatccggacataattatagaaacttaaagaaaattcacttcctaaccgtttaaggagttttaaactattaactGCTCAGTTGTTgctcctcccccaccccacccccaacataAACTCCTAGCTCCGGCCCTGAATTCCGTATAACACGACAGACCAAATCTAATGTCATGAGCAAAAGGTCGACAGAACGACTACATTTGGGTACCAAGAAAGACAACCACATactttaatatgttttgtttttacgcAATTATCTCCCTTGCCTTGTGAAACTGCAGGTTAAGcttatcggtctacaggctggtaggtacagggatcgcagcccagtaccggctccaacccagagcgagttcttaagggttcagtgggtaggtataaggtcACTAgaccatcttctctctctctctctctctctctctctctctctctctctctctctctctctctctctctctctctctctctctctctctctctcactaactactaaccaacaactaacccactgccctggacagacagcccagatagccgaggcgtgtgcccaggacagcgtgcttgaaccttaattggacataagcgcgaaaataagttaaagtaaaaatatttaaactagATTAAAAGCATGTGATTTATAACATAAGACTTCAAGTTAGGTTTAACGTCTCAATGGGAATACTgcagaaatatttatttgtttttgggtgtgttttaCCTTATTTTGTATTCACATgttcgattcccgtcagtgggcacattgcgctatttctcgctccatccagtgcaccacgactggtacatcaaagaccgtggtatgtgctatcctgtctatgggattgtgcatataaaagatcctttgctgctaatcgaaaagagtagcccatgagatggcgacagcgggtgtcctccctcaatatctgtgtggtccttatccatatgtccgacgccatataaccgtaaataaaatgtgttgagtgcgtcattaaataaaacatttccttccttccttgtaccggcctcggtggcgtagtggttaggccatcggtctacagactggtaggtactgggttcggatcccagtcgaggcatgggatttgtaatccagataccgactccaaaccctgagtgagtgctccgcaaggctcaatgggtaggtgtaaaccacttacaccgaccagtgatccataactggttcaacaaaggccatggtttgtgctatcttgcctgtgggaagtgcaaataaaagatcccttgctgctaatcggaagagtagctcatgtagtggcgatagcgggtttcctctcaaaatctgtgtcgtacttaaccatatgtctgacgattgtaattacatatcaaatatattttcctgcataacatattagtggctgtatattaaacgtgtttctgatcgttctaatatttgtactagcgtacatttaattttatttcctaaaatattttttttcgtacgtacgaaattatttgaagacaaaatccagtttgggcttcttacagataTGAAGACGACCAGaatcacattgaatatacagacactgatattctaaacaagaaaatatatttaatatgtaagtttaatcgtagaattattttattagtcggaaacatcttacaatgcagcaaactcaggaatgtccctttaataacagaCAAGTTGTCAACACTTTAACTAACAGACAACTATTTGTGTAGTAATAATACATATCAGTTTCCATGCCTTCTTTATTCACCAACTGCATACACCAAAATCAACTGAGGGAAATGTCAAGTTCAAGCttatttgtgtgggtttttttttttttttagtacaggcccgtatataaataaaggtaaacatAAGGATTGTGTCCCCCAGTATGGAGGCTggtacacccacacacccactaGAGACCTGTAACAACATGATATCTGAATTGATTCAACAAGATAATTTACCAACACACCATTTTAGAACTATTTACCTTAGTGTCTCATAAATAAAAAACGTTTTGCGTTTCCCGTTGTATCCCTAGTGTGTCATCAGAATTGTCATAGTACCCTTCGGATGCTAGCGTCTCAAACGGCAATAGTTATAGTGCCCTCATGCCACGGCTTTCGATCCCTGTGGTTACCAGGtattaaatatcaaacattaatattaaatgcCTTGTGGCGTCTTTCAAGGAACACTGACTTCCTATGTTTTAGTTCTTCTTATCAACCGGAGACCACACATAAATATGAGAATGGGAAATTATATCCATCGCTTTTGCAATTTCTGCTAGAACTGTGGGCAGCAAAATGTCTCCAATGAGTTGTTTATTGGACTGCATCCGCGTCTGTAACCCGGTCAGTAGTGTTAATCGATTAATCAGTCTAGTTCAATTACCAACGATCGAATCAATGGTGGGCCTACAGATTCGAAGACAATCCCGTATATAACGGTGAATGAGTTGTCAGCTCCGCCCCTATTAAAGTTTCTAACCCTGGTTTCATAGATACGTATACTTTCTGTTTCTTATGAAGTGCAttttgaactttaaaaaaagttaaagtttgttttgtttaacgacgttACTGgtgtgcattgatttattaatcatcggttattggatgtcgattttttttgacacacacacacacacacacacacacacacacacacacacatacatacatacttacatacatacatacatacatacatatatatatatatatatatatatatatatatatatatatatatatatatataatcttagagaggaaacccgttacatttgtcaattagtagcaagtgatctattatatgcacaatcccgcagacaggacagcacataccacgacctttgatataccattcgtggtacactggctggaacgagcaatagcccaatgggtctacagACAGGGATGGAAATTTTGAAGTACTGCAAGCACTATTTTACGAGAAAGATGAAACATGTGGTTTCATAAAACtgataatttaaagggacattcctcagtttgctgcattgtaagatgcttcagactaataaaatatttctacaattaaacttacttattaaacatattttcttgtttggaatatcagtgtctgtatattcaatgtgtttccggttgtcttaacatttgtaagaatcccaaactggattttgtcttcaaataatttcgtacgtacgaaaagattttttaggaaataaaatgaactttaacctagtacaagtattaaaacgatcagaaacatgtttaataaacagccactaatattgtatgcagaaaaatatatttgatatgtaattacaatcgttaaaaagtctcttttagttaATAGAATCTTAAAAATtgttgcaaactcaggaatgtcactttaagcAAAACATCTTGTTATGTGTATGTTTTACTGCTAAcgggaaacatgtagcgggtttcgacTGTAGACTACgcgtcacaattaccaaatgtttgaaataaagtaaccaatgattaattaattaatgtccaGTTTTTGCACACATCGCCGATTACTTTGGGCAATTGCAGaacccactctcctggacagacagtccatatACCTGAGGtttgtgccaaggacagcgtgtcTGAACCTTAAATGGGCATAAggacataaatataaatgaaatgaaattgcaaGGGGTAAATGAAGTACTTGTCAGCGCGGGAGACCCTTTCTGTCTCCCCTCACCCAACCCCAAACCcgtttctgtcctggacagaggagccggcgaatgtcaacacctgcgcccatgaaaggcgtgtgctacaacagcttgttctgaatgagCATCTTAAAATCTAAGACCGTAACTTTTGgctag
Proteins encoded:
- the LOC121389696 gene encoding uncharacterized protein LOC121389696, translated to MAYDADTTNTTHISEGGLQVYLRNHQHVMTLLKDVGDDCDGGTRWAWSVLGDCFVRTEQIAGFYCGLLAVPLWCSAHVLVYLTSMKTTESTRSFKTTMFPHLLADLFNVCGALMSYQFSSQIVFAFSVLIVNCAICIHRLFNTPASSQRVPSTCDTFERK